From Topomyia yanbarensis strain Yona2022 chromosome 1, ASM3024719v1, whole genome shotgun sequence, one genomic window encodes:
- the LOC131685572 gene encoding uncharacterized protein LOC131685572 has translation MKGRIDACEFVEECTKRPILLPKCIPVSDLIIASIHQRYCHMNHQTALNEIKRRFYIPKLRSVYNRVRKRCQLCKIRKAKPAVPEMSALPPMRLKAFCRPFSYVGIDYFGPMHVAVGRRTEKRWGVLITCLTVRAIHLEIAHTLTTDSCILAIRNFIARRGSPLEIFSDRGTNFVGASRELKQALQQIDQNKLMEHFTTTDTKWSFNPPASPHFGGAWERLVQSVKKALKHLQLTRTPTDELLRNMLAEIELIINSRPLTELPLDDELSSPLTPNHFLLGSSDGSKPPVTFEDSSYALKHTWKMSQVYANRFWKRWIADYLPTLTRRTKWFCPAKPIEVGDIVVLVDETLPRNCWPKGRIIDAVRSKDGQVRRAMVQTASGILERPAIKLAVLDVGAIGSTSDQ, from the coding sequence ATGAAAGGTCGCATAGATGCTTGCGAATTTGTGGAAGAGTGTACGAAACGCCCGATATTGCTGCCTAAGTGCATTCCAGTTTCGGATCTTATTATCGCCAGCATTCACCAACGATACTGCCACATGAACCACCAGACGGCGCTCAACGAAATCAAGCGTCGGTTCTATATTCCTAAGCTTCGTTCGGTGTATAATCGTGTTCGTAAGAGATGCCAGCTTTGCAAAATCCGCAAGGCAAAACCAGCCGTCCCTGAAATGTCCGCTCTACCACCAATGCGGTTGAAAGCCTTTTGTCGGCCATTTTCATATGTAGGCATTGATTATTTTGGGCCGATGCACGTGGCTGTTGGCAGACGCACCGAAAAACGTTGGGGTGTGTTGATTACTTGTCTCACTGTTCGAGCAATACACCTCGAAATTGCGCACACCCTCACAACAGATTCATGCATCTTGGCCATTAGGAATTTCATAGCCAGAAGAGGTTCCCCCTTGGAGATATTTAGCGATCGCGGAACGAATTTTGTTGGTGCAAGCCGTGAATTGAAACAGGCACTACAGCAGATAGATCAGAACAAGCTGATGGAACATTTCACTACAACGGATACAAAATGGTCATTCAACCCGCCAGCTTCTCCGCACTTTGGTGGCGCATGGGAACGCCTCGTTCAGTCAGTGAAGAAAGCCTTGAAACACCTACAACTCACACGCACACCTACCGATGAACTATTAAGAAACATGTTGGCAGAAATCGAACTAATTATCAATTCTAGACCGTTGACTGAATTGCCACTAGACGATGAGCTATCATCGCCGCTAACCCCGAACCATTTCCTACTCGGGTCATCAGACGGTTCTAAGCCACCGGTCACATTCGAAGACAGTAGCTACGCCCTGAAGCACACATGGAAGATGTCGCAGGTCTACGCAAACAGGTTCTGGAAACGCTGGATAGCTGATTACCTGCCAACGTTAACGAGGAGAACAAAATGGTTTTGTCCGGCGAAGCCCATAGAAGTGGGAGACATTGTCGTGTTGGTGGACGAGACACTTCCAAGAAATTGTTGGCCGAAAGGACGAATCATCGACGCCGTCCGGTCCAAGGATGGCCAGGTTCGAAGAGCTATGGTGCAAACAGCTAGCGGAATATTGGAGAGACCAGCCATAAAACTCGCCGTGTTGGATGTTGGTGCGATTGGGAGTACCTCGGATCAATGA